One window from the genome of Microtus ochrogaster isolate Prairie Vole_2 unplaced genomic scaffold, MicOch1.0 UNK36, whole genome shotgun sequence encodes:
- the LOC101983405 gene encoding melanoma-associated antigen B4-like, with product MASYLSSLFYYQDSVLLSLTPGIMPRGQKSKAHAREKRRQGLKDAQQSESSAPSSTASQEGSHGRSENGDPGQGDGNEHSSRDRLSTRSMQMDFMTRKTGMLMEYMLCKYKVQQLMKSGEMLKVINKRFKEHFLEILKKASYRLDVVFGLELKEILPHGQAYELVSKLDFEDVGSRINELGVPTRGILIALLSVIYPNKYCAAEEDVWYFLNALGVYDAIIHVFFGDIRKLITEDLVQEKYLVYCQVPNSDPPSYQFLWGPRAYAETSQIKVMDFLANISEALPGVCLYRSDQAD from the exons ATGGCCTC GTATCTCAGTTCCCTGTTCTACTACCAAGACTCTGTCCTGCTGTCCCTGACGCCAGGCATCATGCCAAGGGGACAGAAGAGTAAGGCCCATGCTCGTGAGAAACGACGCCAGGGGCTCAAGGATGCTCAA CAGTCTGAAAGCTCAGCACCCAGCAGCACTGCCAGCCAGGAAGGGAGCCATGGAAGGTCTGAAAATGGTGACCCGGGCCAAGGGGATGGAAATGAGCATTCCTCCAGGGATCGACTCTCCACTAGAAGCATGCAGATGGATTTTATGACAAGGAAGACTGGAATGCTGATGGAGTACATGCTCTGCAAATACAAAGTGCAGCAACTCATGAAGAGTGGAGAGATGCTCAAAGTTATCAACAAAAGGTTCAAGGAACACTTCCTCGAGATCCTCAAGAAAGCCTCCTATCGATTGGATGTGGtgtttggccttgaactgaaaGAAATCCTGCCACATGGTCAAGCATATGAGCTTGTGAGCAAGTTAGATTTCGAGGATGTTGGAAGTAGGATCAATGAGCTAGGTGTTCCTACCAGGGGCATTCTGATTGCTCTCCTAAGTGTGATCTACCCAAATAAGTACTGTGCTGCCGAAGAGGATGTCTGGTATTTCCTGAATGCATTAGGAGTCTATGATGCGATCATACACGTCTTCTTTGGGGATATCAGGAAGCTTATCACTGAAGATCTGGTACAGGAAAAGTACCTGGTATACTGTCAGGTTCCTAACAGTGATCCTCCATCCTATCAGTTCCTGTGGGGCCCGAGAGCCTATGCTGAAACAAGCCAGATAAAGGTGATGGACTTTTTAGCCAATATCAGTGAAGCCTTGCCTGGGGTTTGCTTATATCGTTCTGATCAGGCTgattga
- the LOC101983676 gene encoding melanoma-associated antigen B4-like produces MPRGQKSKARAREKRRALKDAQAKEAEKAQSRAGSDQASGDAKPSTSTADFPQQSESSALSSTASQRVTYARSDKGDQAQGYENERPPGALLSTRSMQMDVMTRKTGMLMEYMLYKYKVQQPLKRGEMLKVINKRFKEHFPEILKKASYRLDVVFGLELKEILPHGQAYELVSKLDFEEDGSRINELGVPTRGILIALLSVIYLNNYCAAEEDVWYFLNALGVCDVIIHIFFGDIRRVITEQLVQEEYIEHRQVPNSDPPSYEFLWGPRAYAETCQIKVMDFLAKISDALPGVCSSLYEQALIEEEEKAQAAAAAKSGTKGKAKGHTKTKLSHPTHK; encoded by the coding sequence ATGCCAAGGGGACAGAAGAGTAAAGCCCGTGCTCGAGAGAAACGGCGGGCACTCAAGGATGCTCAagcaaaggaggcagagaaagcacagtCACGTGCTGGCTCTGATCAAGCTTCAGGAGATGCTAAGCCAAGCACTTCTACTGCTGACTTCCCACAGCAGTCTGAAAGCTCAGCACTCAGCAGTACTGCTAGCCAGAGAGTGACTTATGCAAGGTCTGATAAGGGTGACCAGGCCCAAGGGTATGAAAATGAGCGTCCCCCCGGGGCTTTACTCTCCACTAGAAGCATGCAGATGGATGTTATGACAAGGAAGACGGGAATGCTGATGGAGTACATGCTCTACAAATACAAAGTGCAGCAGCCCCTGAAGAGGGGAGAGATGCTCAAAGTTATCAACAAAAGGTTCAAGGAACACTTTCCCGAGATCCTCAAGAAAGCTTCCTATCGATTGGATGTGGTGTTTGGCCTTGAGCTGAAAGAAATCCTGCCACATGGTCAAGCATATGAGCTTGTGAGCAAGCTAGATTTTGAGGAGGATGGAAGTAGGATCAATGAGCTAGGTGTTCCTACCAGGGGCATTCTGATTGCTCTCCTAAGTGTGATTTACCTAAATAACTATTGTGCTGCTGAGGAGGATGTCTGGTATTTCCTGAATGCATTAGGAGTCTGTGATGTGATCATACATATCTTCTTTGGGGATATTAGGAGGGTCATCACTGAGCAGCTAGTGCAGGAAGAATACATAGAGCACCGTCAGGTTCCTAACAGTGATCCTCCATCCTATGAGTTCCTGTGGGGCCCAAGAGCCTATGCTGAAACATGCCAGATAAAGGTGATGGACTTTTTAGCCAAGATCAGTGACGCCTTGCCTGGAGTTTGCTCATCTCTTTATGAGCAGGCTTTGattgaagaggaagagaaagcccaagctgcagctgcagccaaGTCTGGCACTAAAGGCAAGGCCAAGGGACATACTAAGACCAAGTTAAGTCATCCTACTCACAAGTAA